Proteins from one Pleurocapsa minor HA4230-MV1 genomic window:
- a CDS encoding carotenoid oxygenase family protein — protein sequence MITKSKQKAWSKAIAQPATEFDLTPLSIISGAIPSDLRGSLYRNGPGRLSRGAKRAGHWFDGDGAILGIHFTDTGATGVYRYVQTQGYTDEQSADAFIYPNYGMTAAGAFWNNWLKPIKNAANTSVLALPDRLLALWEGGQPHALDLNTLATIGLDQLSALTDKQPFSAHPKVDPVTGNIFNFGVVGGVNGTLNLYRCDPTGRLEQQNSYTLTGLPLIHDFCFAGQYLIFLVSPVRVSLPAVMLGQKSYSDSLEWKPELGTEILIFDRDDLSLVSRGQTDPWFQWHFVNGYVDRDGKIVTEFTRYEDFATNQYLKEIASGYSETSAPGTLWSLVIEPQTAQVISNQQILATCDEFPLVSPAKVGQNWRYTYLNIHRDGVTHGSELFNAIACFDRETGKMAIADLGENCYPSEPILVPSQNNPEQGWLLTVVYDGNTDSSEVRIYQSDRLSEPPICRLALPSVIPPSFHGTWKSS from the coding sequence ATGATAACTAAATCTAAACAGAAAGCCTGGTCAAAAGCGATCGCCCAACCCGCTACAGAATTTGATTTAACACCGCTATCAATTATCTCTGGTGCAATACCCTCGGATTTGCGTGGCTCACTCTACCGTAATGGCCCTGGTAGGCTGTCTAGAGGAGCAAAACGGGCAGGACATTGGTTTGACGGTGATGGTGCTATTTTGGGCATTCATTTTACGGATACAGGGGCAACTGGGGTTTACCGTTACGTACAAACTCAGGGCTATACAGACGAACAATCAGCAGATGCCTTTATCTATCCCAACTACGGGATGACGGCTGCGGGGGCGTTTTGGAATAATTGGCTCAAACCGATTAAAAACGCAGCTAATACTTCGGTTTTAGCTTTACCCGACCGTCTACTAGCTCTTTGGGAAGGAGGTCAGCCTCATGCTTTAGATTTAAACACTTTAGCAACTATTGGTCTCGATCAGCTATCTGCGTTAACAGACAAGCAACCTTTTTCCGCCCATCCTAAAGTTGACCCCGTGACAGGCAATATTTTTAATTTCGGTGTAGTTGGTGGTGTAAACGGCACCCTTAATCTTTATCGCTGCGATCCTACAGGTAGGCTTGAGCAACAAAATTCCTACACTCTTACGGGGTTGCCTCTGATTCATGACTTTTGCTTTGCAGGGCAATATTTAATCTTTTTGGTTTCTCCAGTACGAGTGAGTCTTCCTGCTGTGATGTTGGGACAAAAAAGTTATAGTGATTCCCTGGAATGGAAACCAGAATTAGGTACAGAAATTTTAATCTTCGATCGCGATGATCTATCTTTAGTCAGTCGTGGTCAAACCGATCCTTGGTTTCAATGGCATTTTGTCAATGGTTACGTAGATCGAGACGGTAAGATTGTGACTGAATTTACCCGCTATGAAGATTTTGCTACCAATCAGTACCTGAAAGAAATCGCTTCTGGCTATAGCGAAACTAGCGCACCAGGGACTTTGTGGTCACTAGTTATCGAGCCACAAACAGCACAAGTAATCAGTAACCAGCAAATATTAGCTACCTGTGATGAATTTCCTTTAGTCTCTCCTGCCAAAGTTGGTCAGAATTGGCGTTATACCTACTTAAATATACATCGGGATGGGGTAACTCATGGGTCAGAATTATTTAATGCGATCGCCTGCTTCGATCGAGAAACTGGTAAAATGGCGATCGCCGACCTAGGTGAAAACTGCTATCCTAGCGAACCGATTTTAGTCCCCAGCCAGAATAATCCCGAACAGGGTTGGTTATTAACTGTGGTTTACGATGGCAATACCGATAGTAGTGAAGTCAGAATTTATCAAAGCGATCGATTGTCAGAACCGCCTATTTGTCGTTTGGCATTACCTAGTGTCATTCCTCCTAGTTTTCATGGCACTTGGAAGAGTAGTTAA
- a CDS encoding MOSC domain-containing protein produces the protein MQLISVNVGLPRKVIWKGRTVSTGIFKESVSERVMVRSLNLDGEEQADLTVHGGIDKAVYVYPFEHYDYWRSELPEMDLSLGIFGENFTTTGLKEEDVNIGDRFRIGNLTLMVTQPRLPCYKLGIRFGRPDMVNRFLASRRTGFYFRVLQEGEVVVGDTLELVSRDNQHITVADITQLYVRKEDNPDLLHRAAQLEALPQSWRDYFQR, from the coding sequence ATGCAACTCATCTCTGTCAATGTAGGACTTCCACGCAAAGTGATCTGGAAAGGGAGAACAGTTAGTACTGGAATATTTAAAGAGTCAGTCAGTGAAAGGGTGATGGTGCGATCGCTCAATTTAGATGGCGAAGAACAAGCCGATCTCACTGTTCATGGAGGGATAGATAAAGCAGTCTATGTCTATCCGTTCGAGCATTACGATTACTGGCGAAGTGAATTGCCTGAGATGGATCTGTCGCTCGGTATCTTTGGTGAAAATTTTACAACCACTGGGCTGAAAGAGGAGGACGTGAACATTGGCGATCGCTTTCGGATTGGCAATTTAACCTTGATGGTGACGCAACCGCGACTGCCCTGCTACAAACTGGGAATTCGGTTTGGACGACCCGATATGGTGAATCGATTTTTGGCGAGTCGTAGAACTGGGTTTTACTTCCGTGTTTTGCAAGAGGGCGAAGTGGTCGTTGGAGACACTCTGGAGTTGGTGAGCCGAGATAATCAGCACATCACGGTTGCAGATATCACTCAACTTTATGTGCGTAAGGAAGACAATCCAGATTTACTTCACCGTGCTGCTCAACTTGAAGCCTTGCCCCAAAGTTGGCGCGACTATTTCCAGCGATAA
- a CDS encoding alpha/beta hydrolase produces MSLTTRSITWLRQERSPENADKLRYIFGLDATKWQYTKGVRNLEAISPDNWNIDQPLLDRPGNNEIQLALFYSYGTNPTLYPQWQEYFRKHQPPTLIVWGQNDYIFPAEGAYPYKRDLKNIEFHLLDTGHFALEEDGEAITTHIRNFMTTHVGERTRSQPSE; encoded by the coding sequence ATGAGTTTGACTACACGTTCGATCACCTGGCTGAGGCAGGAGCGTTCTCCTGAGAATGCCGACAAGCTTAGATACATTTTTGGACTGGACGCAACCAAGTGGCAATATACCAAAGGCGTTCGCAATCTCGAAGCAATTAGCCCTGATAACTGGAATATAGACCAACCCTTACTCGATCGCCCTGGAAATAATGAGATTCAACTGGCGCTGTTTTATAGCTATGGCACGAATCCAACGTTATATCCGCAATGGCAGGAGTATTTCCGTAAACATCAACCCCCCACCCTAATTGTTTGGGGTCAGAACGACTACATTTTCCCTGCCGAAGGTGCTTATCCCTACAAGCGCGACCTAAAAAACATTGAGTTTCATTTACTCGATACGGGACATTTTGCTTTGGAAGAAGATGGGGAGGCGATCACCACTCATATCCGTAACTTTATGACCACTCACGTTGGGGAACGGACGAGATCGCAGCCGTCTGAATGA
- the thiO gene encoding glycine oxidase ThiO, whose amino-acid sequence MKAARDILIIGGGVVGLAIAIELKRQGAKVTVVSKDFTQAASHAAAGMLAPLAEKLASAPMLDLCLRSRWLYPEWTQKLEELTGIETGYLPCGILAPTYSAPQAIAADDRAAWLDRAAIKLYEPGLSDRVAGGWWYPEDGQVDNRSLMRSLLQAAQTLGIELKEGVSVKAIQQKQGRVDGVLTDVGQLTAQQYVLAAGSWSSQLMPLPVRPVKGQMLALKMPQKLHQPFPLQRILYGEGVYLVPRQDGRLIVGATVEEVDWTPFNTPQGIQSLLAKTTELYPAAADWQIEEFWWGFRPGTPDELPILGRSACDNLFLATGHYRNGILLAPITASLMADLILEQKSDPLLAEFSYQRFHQPANMTLSNPRLPLQIESTPQAPLSAATTALLDDRTIEDDRPLIIAGRTFNSRLMTGTGKYPSMEVMQASVAASGCEIITVAVRRVQTKAPGHEGLAEAIDWSKIWMLPNTAGCKTAEEAVRVARLGREMAKLLGQEENNFIKLEVIPDAKYLLPDPIGTLQAAEQLVKEGFAVLPYINADPLLAKRLEEAGCATVMPLGSPIGSGQGINNAANIAIIIEEANVPVVVDAGIGTPSEAALAMEMGADALLVNSAIALAQNPVAMGQAMGLAAVAGRLAYLSGRIPVKQYATASSPLTGTIN is encoded by the coding sequence ATGAAAGCAGCAAGAGATATTCTAATTATAGGTGGTGGTGTAGTTGGTTTAGCGATCGCCATCGAGTTAAAACGTCAGGGTGCAAAAGTCACCGTAGTTAGCAAAGATTTTACTCAAGCAGCATCCCACGCCGCAGCAGGAATGTTAGCACCATTAGCAGAAAAACTTGCTTCTGCACCAATGTTAGATTTGTGTCTGCGATCGCGTTGGCTTTATCCTGAATGGACGCAAAAGCTGGAAGAATTGACGGGGATCGAGACTGGCTATTTACCATGCGGAATTCTTGCCCCTACCTACAGTGCGCCTCAAGCGATCGCCGCAGACGATCGTGCAGCATGGTTAGATCGAGCAGCAATTAAACTCTATGAACCAGGATTAAGCGATCGCGTCGCTGGTGGTTGGTGGTATCCCGAAGATGGACAGGTGGATAATCGCTCTTTAATGCGATCGCTATTGCAGGCTGCTCAAACATTAGGCATAGAGTTAAAAGAAGGAGTTAGCGTCAAGGCTATTCAACAAAAGCAGGGTCGAGTTGACGGCGTATTAACCGATGTTGGACAGCTAACAGCCCAGCAGTATGTTTTGGCGGCTGGCTCATGGTCGAGTCAGTTAATGCCTTTGCCTGTGCGTCCAGTAAAAGGGCAAATGCTAGCGCTGAAGATGCCCCAAAAGCTACACCAGCCTTTTCCTCTACAGCGGATTTTATATGGCGAGGGGGTCTATCTAGTTCCGCGCCAAGACGGTAGGCTAATAGTTGGCGCAACAGTAGAAGAAGTAGACTGGACACCGTTTAATACACCTCAAGGTATTCAAAGCTTATTGGCGAAAACGACAGAACTATACCCCGCAGCAGCAGACTGGCAAATTGAAGAATTTTGGTGGGGTTTTCGTCCTGGAACACCTGATGAACTGCCTATACTAGGTCGTAGTGCCTGTGATAACTTATTCCTGGCTACAGGGCATTATCGCAATGGAATTCTGCTAGCACCGATTACTGCTTCGCTGATGGCAGATTTAATTTTAGAACAGAAGTCCGATCCTTTATTAGCTGAATTTAGCTATCAACGTTTTCATCAACCTGCAAATATGACCCTAAGCAACCCCAGACTACCCCTACAGATTGAATCTACTCCTCAAGCTCCCTTATCTGCTGCTACAACTGCTTTATTAGACGATCGCACTATCGAAGACGATCGACCCCTAATCATCGCTGGACGCACCTTTAACTCCCGTCTGATGACAGGTACAGGGAAGTATCCCAGTATGGAGGTAATGCAAGCAAGCGTAGCAGCCAGTGGATGTGAAATTATTACTGTTGCCGTACGCAGAGTGCAAACCAAAGCACCAGGACACGAAGGATTAGCCGAGGCGATCGACTGGAGCAAAATCTGGATGTTACCCAATACCGCAGGTTGTAAAACTGCCGAGGAAGCCGTTAGAGTAGCTCGTTTGGGTAGAGAAATGGCAAAGCTGCTAGGACAGGAAGAGAACAACTTTATTAAGTTAGAGGTGATTCCTGATGCCAAATATCTTTTACCAGACCCGATTGGGACGCTACAGGCAGCAGAACAGCTTGTTAAAGAAGGTTTTGCCGTGTTACCTTATATCAATGCCGATCCGTTACTAGCAAAGCGCTTAGAGGAGGCAGGATGCGCCACCGTTATGCCCTTGGGTTCGCCCATTGGTTCGGGACAGGGAATTAATAATGCTGCTAATATTGCCATTATTATTGAAGAAGCAAATGTCCCCGTAGTAGTAGATGCAGGTATCGGTACTCCTAGTGAGGCAGCTTTAGCGATGGAGATGGGTGCAGACGCACTGCTGGTTAATAGCGCGATCGCCTTGGCACAAAATCCTGTAGCTATGGGACAGGCAATGGGTTTAGCTGCGGTTGCGGGAAGACTCGCTTATCTATCGGGGAGAATCCCTGTTAAGCAATATGCTACGGCTAGTTCTCCTTTAACTGGGACGATTAATTGA